Below is a genomic region from Megalopta genalis isolate 19385.01 chromosome 10, iyMegGena1_principal, whole genome shotgun sequence.
CACGATTTGATATCAGTGCAGCCGCGAGCTTATCCACCTAGAGGCACCTTAGAACACCATTGTCGGCCCCGTTCGCGGGGAACGTGAGACGCGAGACCGTCCTGTTGCGCGTACGTGAAAATCGGTCCACTTCGAAAACTAGGATCGTCATTCCGCAATCTGTTGCGCGTTCGAGACTTCGGGATACGAAGTGATGTACACATGTTGAACGCGCTGAGCAGCGATGAGCCTGTTCTGGGGGAGGTCGAGATGTCTTAGAAGTCAGCTTCGCGATTCTGTGGCTCGTAAGGAGAAACGTCGCACGTCACGATCTCAACAAATGTAGTATATAAGATTTacgttatttatttatagacTCGAAAAAATGATGCGATTTGGAACGCTACCGAcacgaattattattatattagcaaTCGCAAGGAGCTTTAAGCGACGATATATTTCGGAACTGGAAACGTGTGATATGCGGCGTTCTTCCTTGCAACCACAGAATTGTTCTTGCGTCGTTGTCACGAGTAAATGCTCCCTAATCGAGGCTCAGCTTGGGAACAGAAATGGatcatttgggaagacgaggcacgattattccagcctcgcgactcgtttttatagatcgATAACTACAGTTAGAATGTTGTTATATGACCATAGttagtcgcaaggctcgaacgatcgcatctcctcttcccgaactgGTCATTTTCGCGTAGAAGCCGAGCGTCAAATAGAGAAATTTTCTTGCACTTCGACCGGTCCTCTCCAAAATCGGCATTTTCTGTTGCAGGTCCTCGCGGCGCCGTTGGCGGTTGCAGCACCCCCGGCAGTAGAGTGGATCCCTGGTGGAATCCTGGTCCCCTCTTCCCCTCGACCCCTGGGCCCCCAAGGATCGACGAGGGGGCACCGGACAACGGGAACGGTGGTTTTCAGTTCTGCAACCCGGCGAATCGTAACACGAGCAGCCCGTTGCAGCAGTCCCAGCAGCACCACCATCATTCGAGTCAACGGCAGCAGTCGCAGCACCCGCCGAATCAATCGAACGGCTCGCGAAATATCTGCACGAGCTACGGCATTGCCGCAACCCTGTCCTCTTCGTGCTCGTCGTCGAGCCTCGGCCACGTGGACACGGTAGCGCGGGGAGCTAATGCCGTAGCTTCGTCAACGAACGCGTACGGCATCGCCTCGTCGCCACCGGAGCACTCGGCGGCCAGCAACCTGCTGCTGTCGGCGCTCCTGACGACCACGTCCACGGCGAGCAACAACATCCGGACCATTCCGGTGACCACGAGCCACGTTAACACGTTGACGTCGTCGGCGGTCGCGTCGCCGCTGGTGTCAGCGAACGCGAGGAACATCGGCCACGGCGGCCTAGCCGCGGCTGACTCGCTGAACGGAATCTTGTCGACCCTGAACGTGCGGATCAAGACGGAGGAGTACTCGAAGCTCCGGCCAGAGGATCGAAGATCGACCAACGCGACCCTCTCGTCGCTGCCCTCGTCGTTGTCTTCGCCCTCCACTTCCGCGTTCAACACCTCCCTGCTGAGCTCTCTGCTGTCCACGTCGCGGATATCGTCGGGCCAGTGCCGGAACGACACCGACGAGGATCTCCTCTCGAGGTCCTGCATCAAGCTCGAGTACCCGTCCACGGACACGCAACAGAGCCGGGGACAAGAGGAGCGAACGGTGGTGCGGAACATCAAGGTCGAGTATCCTCTCAGCCAGTCGTCGCAGGACGTTCTGGACACCGAGGAAGAGGAGTTAGCAGCCACGTCGCCCTACAACATCATCGGCGGGAATCCGGGcaacaggtgtttgaagcagtCGCCGGCGTGCGGCGGCAAGAGCTCGTTGGTCAAGGACGTCGTCGCGCCACCCTGTGCGGGCGTCGTTTCGCCAACCTCCGACATCGTGATCGACATGAAGTACGAGACCCAGTCCGGTCCGCCGGCAGCGCCGCCGCACTTGACGTCGTCGGGGGTCGAGCCGCCGCATAGTAGTCAAGGGACAGGCATTGTGGTCGGTGGATCGCCCGCCGAGGTGGTCGGCGTGGACAGTTTACTCCTGTCGCCCTGGGGCGCGACAGGGCCGGACTTCCTAGAGCCTCCGGATGTCAAGCAAACGGCAGCTGGTTTGCCGGATGCATGGGACACTCTTCTGTTGGGCTCTTCCGTCGGAGTCGCCTCGGCGCAGTCGCTGGCGGAGCTGAAGCCCCTGCCGCCGTTCACAGGATACACGGGACACCTAAGCATCAACGGCATACCCGGCCACCATTATCACACGATAGCCTCGTCCGCGCAACGGCCTTCGTTACCATCATCCTCCCCCACGTCATCCTCCAATCAGGAATACTACGAGTCGCCGGTGGTGTCCTCGAGCACACCTTGCCCGCAGGGCAGCcagaagcagcagcagcagcagcagcagcaacagcagcagcagcagcagcagcaacaacaacagcaccATCAGcaccagcagcaacagcagcagcagcagcaacaacaacagcaacagcatcATCACCATCAGCAGCAGCAACTGCCACAGTCCACGCAGCAGGTGGAATACGATATCGAGGACATCGCGGAGATCATTGGCTCGGCGATAGCGGACACAACAGTCCCCGGCGGCGGGAACGGGGCAAGCTCGGAGCATGATCCGGACGCGTCGCGGGACTGGATCGACATCGCCGAATGGATCGACACCGCGTGTTCGCCGAAGGCACAGGAGACCAACTCGCCCGGCCCGTACCCGCAGATCTACGCAACAGCGACGCCCTCGACCCAGGCGCAGCAGCACGGCTCGACCTTGCAGAGCCTATTGACGCACGGTTACGCGCCGATGCTGAACGCCAGGTTACAGTCGGCGAACGCCGGCCTGCAGAACGCGTCCTGCGGCGAGACCCCGTCCTCCACGAGTCCCTATCCGCCCGTCAGTCCGCCGGGCAGAGTGTCGACCTCTTGCAGCCCGGACCACCTGTTGCACTCGTCGTTCGCGGCGCCGTCCCACCAGAGGAAGAGGTCGCGACCCGCCCCGGGCTCGCAGAACCCCTCGAAGAAGAGCCCGGGCACCGGGGCAACGGCGCTGCCCTACGGGACCGAGTCGGGCCTGATCGGCGGCAAGGAGAAGCCCGTGCACAGATGCTCGATCTGCAACAGAGGATTTCTGAACAAGAGCAACATAAAGGTGCACCTCAGAACCCACACCGGCGAGAAGCCGTTCAGGTGCGAGGTCTGCGGGAAGGCGTTCAGACAGAAGGCGCACCTGATCAAGCATCAACAGATCCATAAAAGGATCGGCAGGGACTAGACCGGCGAGAGACAGAGTCCTTTTTCCCGCGGTTTTGGGAGAACAGTTTGGATGTACCTAGAGACTACCGTAAGTACCTATGACAAAGTGGCGTCGAGCAGAAACGACCCCGAGGCTGACCGCCGTGGTTGTTCTGCGACGCTGAGCGCGGTTCTGAGTTGGTACCCGCTCTGTGAATGATCGTAGCCCGAAAAATAACCGTCCAGATAATATTAACGACACCGGTACCGGTACCGATACACCGTTGCGCGACTCCCAGTTGCAATATGTTTTTGGGTATAGATCGAGGCTTTTCACATTGTAAATAGATACGAAAACCATCGTACGGGGAGCTTGGACGGAGCCATGGAACGCGCGTACGGAATGACACGGAACGGATCGAAACGGAACGTGAACGTGAACGAAAAGGGAACGAAAAGGAATGAAATAGAAACAGGAAACGGTCGGGTGACGTGTGAGAATGATCTCTCGTGCTGTGTTATAAACGACGATTCGAAGTGAGTGAAACCCGCTGGTCCAAATATATGGTGTgtgtacatacatacgtatcGATGATAACGGAGCACGCGTACGCGGGTACGTGCGTATATATACGTAGGAAAAGAAGCGAACGTTCTTATGTTTAAAGAAGAGAGGAGAGAACGTGAAAGAGGGAAGCATCTCTCGAGGGAGATGATCGTTCGGGAAAGATAAAGGTAGATAAAGAGAATGAGagtatatatacatttattatgtatacatatacatagttAGGTGTAACATATAACTAAAAACGTAGACGGAAGTGACGAAAACTACGCGGAGGTGCGGCCATGCGCAATGGCCGCGCTACGGATGTACCTAAGCTCTTCCAAATGCGTTGTTTGAGTAGATTCTATCGcttgtttctttttatttataatgcttttatattatatatttttcacagTCTCATCGTGTCCGCAGTCCTTTCCTGtttctttcttatttattttcattcgactTGTCCGTCCTCCTCCGCTCCCCACCCACCCACCCTCTCCCTCTCCTTTCTCTTCAATTGGTTTATCTTTGTAAGATAGTCAATCGTCCGTCGCATTTTACTCAAGTTTCTCGTCCCTGTCCCGCCCTCTTAATTCTTTAGTCTCCATAATTAGCTTCTCGATCTTGGCGCACCGTAATGTAATGTGTACGACGACGTTCTTAGGATCGTTTACGGATCGCCTCCTGGATGATGCGGCGCTCGTGTATTACGGGTCCTTTTCGATGGAGGGAAAGAAGACGGAACGATTCGGTGCACTTAGCATATCCCGTTCTGTTTTCGAACGATCTGTCGTCGAAACAGGGACGAGCAACAACGAGCTTTCGGCGAGCCGACCGGCGCAGGACGATCCGCGCTGTAATTTTCGTCCCGTGAATTTTGAAGCAAATACTCACTCAGGCGAGCTCGAGCCAAGCTGTCGACACGCCTCGCATTAATTAATCTATTTCGTCCGATCGTCCTTCGTCATTCGACCGGCGAAGGCCCCGTCGAAACCGCCGTCCCGTGATGAAATGGTGGCTGCGGAATTGTAATTTgtataaagtcagaaaatgtGGATTATTTAAAAGCTGATGTTCGATTAAATGATTGTTACCGTAACACGATGTTGCCATTTCGTTTCCTCAGTCACGATCCCTGGGTCCTCTCCGCGGGTTCCGAGTGTTCGGGCACGCTGAATCGATACGGACGACGAAAATTTCTTAACCGCGGCCGTTCGTTCCTCTGCTTTCAAATCGCGATTTGAACGGTCTAGTTTTGCTCCTTTTTACGGCGCGAGTCGCCGTCGAATTATCATCGCGGGCAGCGAAGCTCGCCGTTTTTCGTGGAAGCTTAATCGAAGCGGAACGCATCGACATTCGCAAGGAGAAAGTTGGCAAGTTTTCGTCCGAAATGATGACCGGCCTGTTATACGCGACAACGAAACGTACTCACCCTCCGTGTCTTCACGCGGCTAGCCAATCAGGAACCCCGTATAAAGATTCACGGCTGCTCGTTTGCGTGTTCCGCGTATCCGGATCTCCTCTGACGCGTGCATGTTCGATTTCTTACTTTTATTTCGCTTTAAGTGTGGCACCGAGACTCTCCTCGGAGAGGCCGACGCCCGGATTCTGCGTTTACTTGACATAATGGTCACGTTGCCTGTATCGATCTCTCGAAAACAGTCTTACGAATTCACCGTCACCGGTTACTCGACGATCGACGCGTTCCTTTCAGTTTAGAGACGGTCCTGTTCATTTCTATTTAATTACGGGCATTGTTAGAACGTTCGTAAATATTTGCGCCGAAAAAgttgatattttattatttcattatgaAATTGATATCTATGATTCTATACACGTTTATAATTGTGCGGAGTAGTCGGTCGACATTTGTCAAAATGAAACATTTCGCTGGAAGCGCAGTTTTGAACTTTCTTTCAAACTTTAAAATCTCGTTTGGAAATTTTCAATAGAAAATTTTCATGGAAAATTTTTTaatggataataataataaattcactTGCGAAAATTTTTTCCTCGTTCTTCTCCCTTTTTACCAGTATACTATTTATTttatgatgtaacaattttcttTTCCATTCACGATTAACCGATTCTTTTTGTGTAATCTCGTGTTCGTTTCAAACAAATTAATGTTC
It encodes:
- the ich gene encoding zinc finger protein ichor isoform X1, with the protein product MRIGVRDLARCRKGSQTGSWFSSFREQQITRMSDKCSGPFLAYSILVPGPRGAVGGCSTPGSRVDPWWNPGPLFPSTPGPPRIDEGAPDNGNGGFQFCNPANRNTSSPLQQSQQHHHHSSQRQQSQHPPNQSNGSRNICTSYGIAATLSSSCSSSSLGHVDTVARGANAVASSTNAYGIASSPPEHSAASNLLLSALLTTTSTASNNIRTIPVTTSHVNTLTSSAVASPLVSANARNIGHGGLAAADSLNGILSTLNVRIKTEEYSKLRPEDRRSTNATLSSLPSSLSSPSTSAFNTSLLSSLLSTSRISSGQCRNDTDEDLLSRSCIKLEYPSTDTQQSRGQEERTVVRNIKVEYPLSQSSQDVLDTEEEELAATSPYNIIGGNPGNRCLKQSPACGGKSSLVKDVVAPPCAGVVSPTSDIVIDMKYETQSGPPAAPPHLTSSGVEPPHSSQGTGIVVGGSPAEVVGVDSLLLSPWGATGPDFLEPPDVKQTAAGLPDAWDTLLLGSSVGVASAQSLAELKPLPPFTGYTGHLSINGIPGHHYHTIASSAQRPSLPSSSPTSSSNQEYYESPVVSSSTPCPQGSQKQQQQQQQQQQQQQQQQQQQHHQHQQQQQQQQQQQQQQHHHHQQQQLPQSTQQVEYDIEDIAEIIGSAIADTTVPGGGNGASSEHDPDASRDWIDIAEWIDTACSPKAQETNSPGPYPQIYATATPSTQAQQHGSTLQSLLTHGYAPMLNARLQSANAGLQNASCGETPSSTSPYPPVSPPGRVSTSCSPDHLLHSSFAAPSHQRKRSRPAPGSQNPSKKSPGTGATALPYGTESGLIGGKEKPVHRCSICNRGFLNKSNIKVHLRTHTGEKPFRCEVCGKAFRQKAHLIKHQQIHKRIGRD
- the ich gene encoding zinc finger protein ichor isoform X2 — translated: MKYETQSGPPAAPPHLTSSGVEPPHSSQGTGIVVGGSPAEVVGVDSLLLSPWGATGPDFLEPPDVKQTAAGLPDAWDTLLLGSSVGVASAQSLAELKPLPPFTGYTGHLSINGIPGHHYHTIASSAQRPSLPSSSPTSSSNQEYYESPVVSSSTPCPQGSQKQQQQQQQQQQQQQQQQQQQHHQHQQQQQQQQQQQQQQHHHHQQQQLPQSTQQVEYDIEDIAEIIGSAIADTTVPGGGNGASSEHDPDASRDWIDIAEWIDTACSPKAQETNSPGPYPQIYATATPSTQAQQHGSTLQSLLTHGYAPMLNARLQSANAGLQNASCGETPSSTSPYPPVSPPGRVSTSCSPDHLLHSSFAAPSHQRKRSRPAPGSQNPSKKSPGTGATALPYGTESGLIGGKEKPVHRCSICNRGFLNKSNIKVHLRTHTGEKPFRCEVCGKAFRQKAHLIKHQQIHKRIGRD